One Salarias fasciatus chromosome 22, fSalaFa1.1, whole genome shotgun sequence DNA segment encodes these proteins:
- the znf384a gene encoding zinc finger protein 384a isoform X2, producing MDDSHFNSSYFWSPVPTVQGQIENAMFLNKAKEQLGPEKAGAPSFPHSSASSTSSPHYPTAVLAIPGPVDGGVRVVPKQEGGGGAAGGGGGGGNSSNAPMNALGGHLHQSHPSQNVTVVPVPSTGIMTAAGLVITTPQGTLVPTASTQSFVAGPPSATTMIVSALHPSNADKKEDIAVPPAVVMPTPSKRGRKSKQMLSRMSGVGGVLPPGSDALILAHLAAGGQHHTTDPYDLSNDEDDHTNKDGPKSYRCRMCAVTFFSKSDMQIHAKSHTEAKPHKCPHCSKSFANSSYLSQHIRIHSGAKPYTCTYCQKTFRQLSHLQQHTRIHTGDRPYKCNHPGCEKAFTQLSNLQSHRRQHNKDKPYKCHNCNRGYTDAASLEVHLSTHTVKHAKLFSCGLCNRSYTSETYLMKHMRKHNPDPLTVAATVAAQQAQGLTPGRGRGRGRGRGAASRAAQLQNQTNPNSGNQNPNPGPGGYQPSQQPSEPVVPCPFDLHQYKTVAAGEIQYKPVTVADLPVTHKDLCLTVSTSAIQVEHMNS from the exons ATGGACGATTCCCATTTCAACTCATCATACTTTTGGTCTCCCGTCCCCACTGTACAAGGACAG ATCGAGAACGCCATGTTCCTGAACAAGGCCAAGGAGCAGCTCGGTCCGGAGAAGGCCGGGGCGCCCTCTTTCCCCCACTCTTCTGCGtcttccacctcctctcctcactaCCCCACGGCGGTGCTGGCCATCCCCGGCCCGGTGGACGGCGGAGTGCGGGTAGTCCCCAAgcaggagggaggtgggggtgccgcagggggaggcggcggtggcgggAACAGCAGCAACGCGCCCATGAACGCGCTCGGCGGGCACCTGCACCAGTCGCATCCCTCCCAGAACGTCACCGTCGTGCCTGTTCCCTCCACGGGGATCATGACCGCAG CTGGGTTGGTGATCACCACCCCTCAAGGCACACTGGTCCCCACTGCCTCCACACAATCATTTGTAGCTGGACCTCCCTCTGCCACCACCATGATAGTGTCTGCACTTCACCCCTCAAACGCAG ATAAGAAGGAAGACATTGCTGTCCCTCCTGCAGTCGTCATGCCGACGCCCTCGAAGCGAGGGAGGAAGAGCAAACAGATGCTCAGTCGAATGAGCGGAGTGGGCGGAGTCCTCCCTCCAGGAAGTGATGCCTTGATATTGGCTCACCTGGCTGCTGGCGGACAG CATCACACTACTGACCCATATGACCTGTCAAACGATGAGGATGACCACACCAACAAAGATGGCCCCAAATCCTACAG GTGTCGGATGTGCGCAGTGACCTTCTTCAGCAAGTCAGACATGCAGATCCACGCCAAGTCCCACACTGAGGCCAAGCCCCACAAGTGTCCCCACTGCTCCAAGTCGTTCGCCAACTCCAGCTACCTGTCCCAGCACATCCGCATCCACAGCGGGGCCAAGCCCTACACCTGCACTTACTGCCAGAAAACCTTCCGGCAGCTcagtcacctccagcagcacacacg GATTCACACCGGCGACCGACCGTACAAGTGTAACCACCCGGGCTGTGAAAAAGCTTTCACCCAGTTGTCCAACCTACAG TCTCACCGTCGGCAGCACAATAAAGACAAGCCGTACAAGTGCCACAACTGTAACCGCGGGTACACGGACGCCGCCAGCCTGGAGGTGCACCTGTCCACCCACACCGTCAAACACGCCAAGCTGTTCTCCTGTGGCCTCTGTAACCGATCGTATACCTCG GAAACGTATCTCATGAAGCACATGAGGAAGCACAACCCCGACCCGCTAACGGTGGCAGCGACGGTGGCGGCCCAGCAGGCGCAGGGCCTGACGCCGGGCCGGGGCCGCGGCCGCGGCCGGGGGAGAGGAGccgccagcagggcggcgcagCTCCAGAACCAAACCAACCCCAACAGCGGCAACCAGAACCCCAACCCCGGGCCGGGCGGCTACCAGCCCAGCCAGCAGCCCTCGGAGCCCGTGGTCCCGTGTCCGTTCGACCTGCACCAGTACAAGACGGTGGCGGCCGGCGAGATCCAGTACAAACCGGTCACCGTGGCCGACCTGCCCGTGACTCACAAAGACCTCTGCCTCACCGTGTCCACGTCGGCCATACAGGTGGAGCACATGAACTCTTAA
- the znf384a gene encoding zinc finger protein 384a isoform X3, whose amino-acid sequence MDDSHFNSSYFWSPVPTVQGQIENAMFLNKAKEQLGPEKAGAPSFPHSSASSTSSPHYPTAVLAIPGPVDGGVRVVPKQEGGGGAAGGGGGGGNSSNAPMNALGGHLHQSHPSQNVTVVPVPSTGIMTAAGLVITTPQGTLVPTASTQSFVAGPPSATTMIVSALHPSNADKKEDIAVPPAVVMPTPSKRGRKSKQMLSRMSGVGGVLPPGSDALILAHLAAGGQHHTTDPYDLSNDEDDHTNKDGPKSYRCRMCAVTFFSKSDMQIHAKSHTEAKPHKCPHCSKSFANSSYLSQHIRIHTGAKPYTCSYCQKTFRQLSHLQQHTRIHTGDRPYKCNHPGCEKAFTQLSNLQSHRRQHNKDKPYKCHNCNRGYTDAASLEVHLSTHTVKHAKLFSCGLCNRSYTSETYLMKHMRKHNPDPLTVAATVAAQQAQGLTPGRGRGRGRGRGAASRAAQLQNQTNPNSGNQNPNPGPGGYQPSQQPSEPVVPCPFDLHQYKTVAAGEIQYKPVTVADLPVTHKDLCLTVSTSAIQVEHMNS is encoded by the exons ATGGACGATTCCCATTTCAACTCATCATACTTTTGGTCTCCCGTCCCCACTGTACAAGGACAG ATCGAGAACGCCATGTTCCTGAACAAGGCCAAGGAGCAGCTCGGTCCGGAGAAGGCCGGGGCGCCCTCTTTCCCCCACTCTTCTGCGtcttccacctcctctcctcactaCCCCACGGCGGTGCTGGCCATCCCCGGCCCGGTGGACGGCGGAGTGCGGGTAGTCCCCAAgcaggagggaggtgggggtgccgcagggggaggcggcggtggcgggAACAGCAGCAACGCGCCCATGAACGCGCTCGGCGGGCACCTGCACCAGTCGCATCCCTCCCAGAACGTCACCGTCGTGCCTGTTCCCTCCACGGGGATCATGACCGCAG CTGGGTTGGTGATCACCACCCCTCAAGGCACACTGGTCCCCACTGCCTCCACACAATCATTTGTAGCTGGACCTCCCTCTGCCACCACCATGATAGTGTCTGCACTTCACCCCTCAAACGCAG ATAAGAAGGAAGACATTGCTGTCCCTCCTGCAGTCGTCATGCCGACGCCCTCGAAGCGAGGGAGGAAGAGCAAACAGATGCTCAGTCGAATGAGCGGAGTGGGCGGAGTCCTCCCTCCAGGAAGTGATGCCTTGATATTGGCTCACCTGGCTGCTGGCGGACAG CATCACACTACTGACCCATATGACCTGTCAAACGATGAGGATGACCACACCAACAAAGATGGCCCCAAATCCTACAG GTGTCGGATGTGCGCAGTGACCTTCTTCAGCAAGTCAGACATGCAGATCCACGCCAAGTCCCACACTGAG GCCAAGCCCCACAAGTGTCCCCACTGCTCCAAGTCGTTTGCCAACTCCAGCTACCTGTCCCAGCACATCCGCATCCACACCGGGGCCAAGCCCTACACCTGCTCCTACTGCCAGAAAACATTCAGGCAGCTcagtcacctccagcagcacacacg GATTCACACCGGCGACCGACCGTACAAGTGTAACCACCCGGGCTGTGAAAAAGCTTTCACCCAGTTGTCCAACCTACAG TCTCACCGTCGGCAGCACAATAAAGACAAGCCGTACAAGTGCCACAACTGTAACCGCGGGTACACGGACGCCGCCAGCCTGGAGGTGCACCTGTCCACCCACACCGTCAAACACGCCAAGCTGTTCTCCTGTGGCCTCTGTAACCGATCGTATACCTCG GAAACGTATCTCATGAAGCACATGAGGAAGCACAACCCCGACCCGCTAACGGTGGCAGCGACGGTGGCGGCCCAGCAGGCGCAGGGCCTGACGCCGGGCCGGGGCCGCGGCCGCGGCCGGGGGAGAGGAGccgccagcagggcggcgcagCTCCAGAACCAAACCAACCCCAACAGCGGCAACCAGAACCCCAACCCCGGGCCGGGCGGCTACCAGCCCAGCCAGCAGCCCTCGGAGCCCGTGGTCCCGTGTCCGTTCGACCTGCACCAGTACAAGACGGTGGCGGCCGGCGAGATCCAGTACAAACCGGTCACCGTGGCCGACCTGCCCGTGACTCACAAAGACCTCTGCCTCACCGTGTCCACGTCGGCCATACAGGTGGAGCACATGAACTCTTAA
- the znf384a gene encoding zinc finger protein 384a isoform X1: MDDSHFNSSYFWSPVPTVQGQIENAMFLNKAKEQLGPEKAGAPSFPHSSASSTSSPHYPTAVLAIPGPVDGGVRVVPKQEGGGGAAGGGGGGGNSSNAPMNALGGHLHQSHPSQNVTVVPVPSTGIMTAAGLVITTPQGTLVPTASTQSFVAGPPSATTMIVSALHPSNADKKEDIAVPPAVVMPTPSKRGRKSKQMLSRMSGVGGVLPPGSDALILAHLAAGGQHHTTDPYDLSNDEDDHTNKDGPKSYRCRMCAVTFFSKSDMQIHAKSHTEAKPHKCPHCSKSFANSSYLSQHIRIHSGAKPYTCTYCQKTFRQLSHLQQHTRNHTEAKPHKCPHCSKSFANSSYLSQHIRIHTGAKPYTCSYCQKTFRQLSHLQQHTRIHTGDRPYKCNHPGCEKAFTQLSNLQSHRRQHNKDKPYKCHNCNRGYTDAASLEVHLSTHTVKHAKLFSCGLCNRSYTSETYLMKHMRKHNPDPLTVAATVAAQQAQGLTPGRGRGRGRGRGAASRAAQLQNQTNPNSGNQNPNPGPGGYQPSQQPSEPVVPCPFDLHQYKTVAAGEIQYKPVTVADLPVTHKDLCLTVSTSAIQVEHMNS, from the exons ATGGACGATTCCCATTTCAACTCATCATACTTTTGGTCTCCCGTCCCCACTGTACAAGGACAG ATCGAGAACGCCATGTTCCTGAACAAGGCCAAGGAGCAGCTCGGTCCGGAGAAGGCCGGGGCGCCCTCTTTCCCCCACTCTTCTGCGtcttccacctcctctcctcactaCCCCACGGCGGTGCTGGCCATCCCCGGCCCGGTGGACGGCGGAGTGCGGGTAGTCCCCAAgcaggagggaggtgggggtgccgcagggggaggcggcggtggcgggAACAGCAGCAACGCGCCCATGAACGCGCTCGGCGGGCACCTGCACCAGTCGCATCCCTCCCAGAACGTCACCGTCGTGCCTGTTCCCTCCACGGGGATCATGACCGCAG CTGGGTTGGTGATCACCACCCCTCAAGGCACACTGGTCCCCACTGCCTCCACACAATCATTTGTAGCTGGACCTCCCTCTGCCACCACCATGATAGTGTCTGCACTTCACCCCTCAAACGCAG ATAAGAAGGAAGACATTGCTGTCCCTCCTGCAGTCGTCATGCCGACGCCCTCGAAGCGAGGGAGGAAGAGCAAACAGATGCTCAGTCGAATGAGCGGAGTGGGCGGAGTCCTCCCTCCAGGAAGTGATGCCTTGATATTGGCTCACCTGGCTGCTGGCGGACAG CATCACACTACTGACCCATATGACCTGTCAAACGATGAGGATGACCACACCAACAAAGATGGCCCCAAATCCTACAG GTGTCGGATGTGCGCAGTGACCTTCTTCAGCAAGTCAGACATGCAGATCCACGCCAAGTCCCACACTGAGGCCAAGCCCCACAAGTGTCCCCACTGCTCCAAGTCGTTCGCCAACTCCAGCTACCTGTCCCAGCACATCCGCATCCACAGCGGGGCCAAGCCCTACACCTGCACTTACTGCCAGAAAACCTTCCGGCAGCTcagtcacctccagcagcacacacg AAACCACACTGAGGCCAAGCCCCACAAGTGTCCCCACTGCTCCAAGTCGTTTGCCAACTCCAGCTACCTGTCCCAGCACATCCGCATCCACACCGGGGCCAAGCCCTACACCTGCTCCTACTGCCAGAAAACATTCAGGCAGCTcagtcacctccagcagcacacacg GATTCACACCGGCGACCGACCGTACAAGTGTAACCACCCGGGCTGTGAAAAAGCTTTCACCCAGTTGTCCAACCTACAG TCTCACCGTCGGCAGCACAATAAAGACAAGCCGTACAAGTGCCACAACTGTAACCGCGGGTACACGGACGCCGCCAGCCTGGAGGTGCACCTGTCCACCCACACCGTCAAACACGCCAAGCTGTTCTCCTGTGGCCTCTGTAACCGATCGTATACCTCG GAAACGTATCTCATGAAGCACATGAGGAAGCACAACCCCGACCCGCTAACGGTGGCAGCGACGGTGGCGGCCCAGCAGGCGCAGGGCCTGACGCCGGGCCGGGGCCGCGGCCGCGGCCGGGGGAGAGGAGccgccagcagggcggcgcagCTCCAGAACCAAACCAACCCCAACAGCGGCAACCAGAACCCCAACCCCGGGCCGGGCGGCTACCAGCCCAGCCAGCAGCCCTCGGAGCCCGTGGTCCCGTGTCCGTTCGACCTGCACCAGTACAAGACGGTGGCGGCCGGCGAGATCCAGTACAAACCGGTCACCGTGGCCGACCTGCCCGTGACTCACAAAGACCTCTGCCTCACCGTGTCCACGTCGGCCATACAGGTGGAGCACATGAACTCTTAA